Proteins from a genomic interval of Quercus lobata isolate SW786 chromosome 11, ValleyOak3.0 Primary Assembly, whole genome shotgun sequence:
- the LOC115969050 gene encoding glucan endo-1,3-beta-glucosidase 6-like, which produces MGWLSFSIGLVSLCSMVFTVSGIGANWGTQCSHPLPPDTVVRLLRDNGFQRIKLFDADYDALRALGKSGIEVMVGIPNDMLLTMASSVKAAEKWVAKNVSTHLTTNNVNIKYVAVGNEPFLETYNGSFLKTTFPALQNVQSALIKAGLGTTVKVTVPLNADVYASSTDYPSGGDFRADIHDLMLAIVKFLSDNGAPFTVNIYPFISLYTDENFPVEYAFFDEKATPVTDGGTTYYNMFDANYDTLVWALQKNGFGNLPIIVGEIGWPTDGDRNANIQYAQRFNQGFMTHILGGKGTPMRPGAVDVYLFSLIDEDAKSVQPGNFERHWGIFNYDGSAKYQLNLGATNSGALAAARGVKYLDQKWCVMKPSAKLDDPQVSLSVSYACGLADCTTLGYGTSCGNLDARGNVSYAFNSYYQRNNQLDQACKFPNVSMITKTDPSVGSCKFPVMIEPYYGGTERTVGSLQKPVILASGLILFLLRIL; this is translated from the exons ATGGGGTGGCTTTCATTTTCTATTGGGTTGGTTTCATTGTGCTCAATGGTTTTCACAGTGAGTGGCATTGGTGCTAACTGGGGTACACAGTGTAGTCATCCTCTGCCTCCAGATACTGTAGTGAGGCTGCTGAGGGATAATGGGTTTCAAAGGATTAAGCTTTTTGATGCAGATTATGATGCATTGAGAGCTCTAGGTAAATCTGGGATTGAGGTCATGGTTGGGATTCCTAATGATATGCTTCTAACTATGGCCAGTAGTGTGAAAGCTGCTGAGAAATGGGTTGCCAAAAATGTCTCCACACATCTCACCACCAATAACGTCAACATCAA GTATGTTGCAGTTGGAAATGAACCCTTCTTGGAAACATACAATGGAAGCTTTCTCAAAACAACCTTCCCTGCTCTGCAGAACGTCCAATCTGCCCTGATAAAAGCTGGTCTTGGCACCACAGTAAAGGTGACAGTCCCCCTTAATGCTGATGTGTATGCGAGCTCAACTGACTATCCTTCCGGTGGTGACTTCCGAGCTGACATACATGACCTAATGCTTGCCATTGTCAAGTTCTTGAGTGACAATGGTGCACCCTTTACTGTGAACATCTACCCATTTATAAGTCTCTACACTGATGAAAACTTCCCTGTTGAGTATGCATTTTTTGATGAAAAGGCAACACCTGTAACTGATGGTGGGACAACATATTACAATATGTTTGATGCAAACTATGACACTCTTGTGTGGGCACTACAAAAGAATGGTTTTGGAAATTTGCCAATCATAGTTGGAGAGATTGGCTGGCCAACTGATGGGGATCGGAATGCTAATATACAGTATGCACAGCGGTTCAACCAAGGTTTTATGACCCATATATTGGGTGGGAAAGGAACCCCTATGAGACCTGGGGCAGTTGATGTGTATTTATTTAGTTTGATTGATGAGGATGCTAAGAGCGTTCAACCAGGAAATTTTGAACGCCACTGGGGGATCTTTAATTATGATGGGTCAGCAAAATACCAGCTTAATCTTGGTGCAACAAATTCAGGAGCCCTGGCTGCGGCACGGGGTGTGAAGTATCTGGACCAAAAGTGGTGTGTGATGAAGCCATCAGCTAAACTTGATGACCCACAAGTGTCACTAAGTGTGAGCTATGCCTGTGGACTTGCTGATTGCACTACCCTTGGTTATGGGACATCTTGTGGAAATTTGGATGCTCGGGGTAATGTCTCTTATGCATTTAACAGTTACTATCAGAGAAATAATCAGCTTGATCAAGCCTGCAAGTTTCCCAATGTTTCAATGATCACCAAAACTGATCCATCAGTTGGAAGTTGCAAATTTCCGGTAATGATCGAGCCATATTATGGTGGCACAGAAAGGACAGTTGGGAGTCTGCAAAAGCCAGTGATTTTGGCTTCTGGCCTCATTCTCTTTTTGCTAAGAATTCTGTGA